Sequence from the Corallococcus sp. EGB genome:
GCACGTGCAGCACGTTCATGTCACCCACTCCCCAACCCGCGGCGCGCGCTTGCGGCGGCCCGAGCGCGCCGCGCCCAGCGCGCCCAGGTCCAGCACCAGCGTGGGCTGGCCGTCACCCAGGTCCGTGGCGCCGGCCACGCCCGGCACGCGCACCAGCGGATCCTCCAGCGGCCTCAGGACGATCTCCTGCTGCCCCACGAGCCGGTCCACCGCGAAGGCCACCGGCTCCCCGCGCTGGCGCACGATGAGCGCCTTGGCGCCCTGGCCCGCTTCGCTGGCGCTCCCGGGCCCCCCCGCGTCCAGCAGCCGCGCCAGCGACACCAGCGGCACGGCCGCGCCCCGGCGCTCCACCAGCCCCACGCCGTCCGCGCCCGCCGGCCGCACCACGCCCGTGACGTCGATGAGCTCCTCCACCGTGGCCACCGAGACCGCGTACCGGCGGCCCGCGCACTCGAAGATGATGGCGTCCATCAGCGTGACCGTGAGGGGGACGCACACGGTGAAGGTGGTGCCCACGCCCTTGCGCGTGTCCATGCGCAGCTCCCCGCCCAATTGCTCCACGACGATGCGCCGCACGATGTCCATGCCCATGCCCCGGCCGCTGGTGCGCGTGGCCTCCTGGCGCGTGGACAGGCCGGGGCGGCACAGGAGGTCCAGGAGCGCGTCCGCGGAGTCCGGCACGGCGCTGTTCGCCGCCTTCGCCACCGCCTGCGCGTCCACGCCGCGGCCGTCGTCGCGCAGGGTGAGCTCCAACTGGCCGTTGGCGCGCGCGTGGCATGACAGGCGCACCAGCCCCTCCGGGGGCTTGGCCGCGGCCTGGCGCTCCTCGGGGGACTCCAGCGCGTGGTCCACCGCGTTGCGCACCAGGTGCACCAGCGCGGGCAGGAGCCGGTCCGCCACCGCCTTGTCCAGCTCCGCGTCGCCCACGTCCAGCTCCAGCCGCACCGCCTTGCCCGTGGCGCGGCGCAGGCCCCGCACCAGCAGGGGCAGCCGCTCCAGCACGTCGCCCACGCGCACCATGCGCAGCCGCAGGATGGCCGAGCGCAAGTCGCGCAGCTGCCGGCCGTTCTCCTGGAGGATGGCGGTGAGCTCCCGCGTGGGCGCCCCGGCCTGGGTGAGCGCCGCCACGGCGCGCGTCAGCCGGGAGCGGTTGACCACGAGCGCCGCCAGCCACTCCATGGCCTCGTCCAGCCGCGACACCTCCACGCGAAGGAGTCCTCCGCCGCGGCGCACCTCCGGCTCCTCCAGCTCCTCGTCGAGGACGGCGGGACCGGGAAGGCTCGCGGCGTCCCCGGACGGGGCCTCCGCGGGCGCGGGAGCCTCCAGGGAGCGGACCGTGGCGGGCGGGCCGCCCACGGCGTCCAACAGGTCGGCGTCCTCCGCGCGGGTGTTCAACAGGAGCGCGAACGCGAGCGACGCGCCCCCCGCGGCCGCGCCGGACAGGGGCAGCACCTTCACGATGTCCGCGAGCTTCGCCACGCGCTCGCGCACGGTGTTGATGTTGAGGCCCTTCGCGGCGCGCTCCGACGACGGCACGAAGTCCAGCCGCAGCGCGCGCTGGCCTCCGGCGAGTCCGCCCTCCAGCTGCTCGCGCTCGGACGCGGCCAGCCGCGAGGCGAACGCGGCGTCCGCGTCCAGCACCACCCGCCGGGCCCGCCTGGGGGCCGCGTCGCGCATCTGCGGCCCCAGCGCCTCCAGCCGCTCCAGCAGGCCCGCGGGCGCGGGCGAGGCGGCCTTGCCAGCGCCCAGCTGCCGCACGCGCAGCTCGATGGCGCGCAGGCCCTCCACCAGCGGCTCCACGCTGGACTCGGGCAGCCGGCCGCCGGCCTGGTCCGCCAGCCTCAGCGAAGCCTCCATCCAGTGCGCCAGGGAGACCACGGGCTCCACGTCCACCATGGCGGACAGGCCCTTGAGCGTGTGCAGCGCGCGGAACAGCTCGCGCACCGCGCGGGGCTGGGCCTGCCCCTTGCGCACCGCCTCCTCCACCGCGAGCAGCTCCTTCTGCGAGGCGGCGAGCAGCTCATCGACCTCCGCCAGGTACGCGGGGAGGAACTCCGCGAACTCCCCTTTTCCCGTCACCCGCGCGGCGCCTCGGCCGAGGTCTCCAGGAGGGCCCGGGCGGCGCCCTGGATGGAGTCCGGCGTGAAGGGCTTGGTCATGAAGCGGTTCGCGCCGGCCTGCAGCGCGCGCTCGCGGGACGCTTCATCGCCCCGGGTGGTGACGATGATGATGGGCAGGTTGCGCAGGTGGTCCTGTCCGCGCACGAACTCCACGACCTCGATGCCCCCGATGTCGGGCATGTTGAGGTCCAGGACGAGCAGGTCATACGGCTTGAGCGACAGCTGCTCGATGGCCTCCAACCCGCTGGACGCCTGGGTGAAGTGGCTGTCCGGGTAGGGCCTCAGGCAGGCGACCACCATGTCGCGCATCACCTTGCTGTCATCGACGACGAGTACCTCGGGCATGGCGTCCTCTAGAAACGACCGGCCAAGCTAGACCGATTCCGACCCGCTGAAAGAAATGAGTCATCCGGCGCGCGCTGAACGTTGGTTTGTCCACGCCTGCCCTGGACGGTGTGCCACGCCGGGAGACAGAGCGCCACGGACATCCATGACATCCGGCACCCTGCGCCCTGCTGACCTTCCGCTCCGGGGACCGAACTCCATCCATGCGCCCGCCTCCTCCGCCCGACGCCGCCTTCCCCCGCCCGCCGGGACTCCCCTTGGTCCCGCCGGAGCCCGCACCTTGTGTCTGGGTGGTGGACGACAGCGCCAGTGAGGCGCGCTTCATCAAGACCGCGCTGGGAACGGGCTTCCGGGTGGAGACGTTCCCGGACGGCGCCGCGATGCTCGAAAGCCTGCACGCCGGGCGGGCGCCGGATGTGGTGGTGCTGGACTGGGAGATGCCGGGAATGTCCGGTCCGGAGGTCTGCCAGTTCTTGCGCGGCCAGCGGGAGACGGAGGCGCTGCCCGTGCTGCTGCTCACCTCGCACAGCCGGCCGGAGGACCTGGTGCAGGGCCTGCGCGCGGGCGCCAACGACTACGTGTCCAAGCCCTTCCGCACGGAGGAGGTGCGCGCGCGGGTGGACGCGCTCGCGCGCGCCAAGCGGCTGGTGGACGACGTGCGGCGCGCGAGCGTGGAGAAGGCGGAGGTGTTCGCGCAGCTGGACGCGCTCCTCACGTCCTCGCCCGTGGGGCTGTCCCTGCTGGACCGCGACCTGCGCTTCGTGCGCGTCAACGCGCGCATGGCGAAGCTGGACGGGCTGCCCGTGGAGGCCTACTCGGGAAGGACGCTGGCGGAGGTGCTGCCCCGGTACGCGCCCCGGCTGGAGCCGGTGCTTCGCCGCGTGATGGAGACGGGCGAGCCCGTGGAGGAGCTGGGCTTCACGCTGGAGCCCCCGGACGCCCCCGGAAGCGGGGTGCACGTGATGGCCAGCTACCACCCGGTGCGCACCGCGCGGGGAGAGGTCGTGGGCGTGGGCACCGTGATGGTGGACGTCACCCGGCACAAGCAGGCGGAAGAGGAGCTGCGCGCGACCGCGGAGTTCCGCGAGCGCTTCCTGGGCATCGTCGGCCACGACCTGCGCAACCCGCTCAACTCCATCCGCATGGGCGCCAGCTACCTCGTCGCCAGCGAACAACTGCCCGCGCCGCTGGAGCGCACCGCCAGCCGCATCATCCACAGCACGGACCGGATGACGCGGATGATCACCGAGCTGCTGGACTTCACCCGCAGCCGGCTGGGCAGCGGCATCCCGCTGACCCCGGGCGCCACGGACCTGGGCCAGGTGGCGCGCCAGGTGGTGGAGGAGCTGGAGCTGGGGCACCCGAACCGCACCGTGGAGGTGACGGCCACCGGTCCCCTCACCGGCAACTGGGACGCGGACCGGCTGGCGCAGGTGCTGAGCAACCTGGTGGGCAACGCCCTCCAGTACAGCCCGCCGGACGCCACCGTGGAGCTGGCGCTTGCGGGCGAGCCGGAGCAGGTCATCGCGCGGGTGACCAACCCCGGCGAGGCCATTGACCCGGAGGCGCTGAAGACGCTGTTCCATCCGTTCCAGCGCGCGCACACCGGCGCCCACGTGCCCTCCGGGCTGGGCCTGGGGCTCTTCATCTCCGACCAGATCGCGCGCGGCCACCGGGGCTCTCTCACCGTGACGTCGGACGCGGAGCGGACCGTGTTCACCCTGACACTGCCCCGAAGCGGCGCATGAGCCCGGGTGGGCGCGCGTCAATCCGTTCGCATGCTTGCCGGCCGGCCAGTCCCACGCGCCGCCTGGAAACGCCGGGGCCCGTGCCCTACGGTGCGCGTGTGTCCACTCCGCAACACCGCGCCACCCTGCTCCTCGTGGAGAACAACGAGGACGTGCGCGAGGCGCTGCGCGAAATCCTCCAGTCGGAGGGCTACCAGGTCCACACCGCGGTGAACGGCCAGGACGCGCTGGGCGTCCTGTCGCGGCAGGAGCGGATGCCCGCCCTCATCCTGCTGGACCTGGTGATGCCGGTGATGGACGGCCATGCCTTCATCGAACGCCTGCGCGACACGGGCGTGCTGGCGCTGACACGGGTGCTGGTGCTGACGGCGCACCCCACGCTGCCGCTGCCGCAGGGCGTGTCTGGACGGCTGGGCAAGCCGGTGAAGCTGGAGGCGTTGCTGGACGCCATCGCCGTGCACGCCGTGCAGGCGTGACGCCCCCCGCGCTCAGGAGGCGGGGCAGTGACGGGCCACCGTGGCCAGCAGCTCCGCGATGTCCACGGGCTTGCGCAGCAGGCCCACCGTGCCCGGCGGCGCCTTGGCGGAGAAGTGGGCGGTGAGCATCAACACGGGCAGCTCGCGGTAGCGCACGTCCTGTTGGATGCGGTGGAGGAACTCGTGGCCGTCCATCACCGGCATCATCAGGTCCAGCAGCACCAGGCAGGGCGGGTCATCGTCGTGGGAGGCCAGGAGGTCCAGGGCGGCCTGTCCGTTGGCGGCCTGGAGCACCGTGTAGTCCTCCATCTCCAGCAGCTCCGCCACGACCTCACGCAGGTCCGGTTCATCGTCGACGATGAGGATGGTGGAACGCGGGGGGGTGCTGCTCACGGGCCGCAGCCTATGCAGGTCGCGCCGCTGACGCCAGGGATGCCATGAGTCCTCGCCCCGCGCGTGCGCGTGAACGACACGCGGGGCGGGCCCCTGGCGGTCCGCCTGTTCGGAATCGCGAGTGAAACCGGGTGGGTCCGTTGCACCTGGGGGCCCGAGCCCCTACCCCCTTCATGAACGAACCCATGAACCTCGTCGCTGACCTCATCGAAGCGAACCTGGACGCACTGGTGCGGCGCTTCGCGGAGGCGGCGCGCGGGCGGGAGAGCGCGCAGGGGCTGAAGCCGTCGGAGCTCATCTCCACGCTGCCGGAGTACCTGCACGCGGTGGCGGCCATCTGCCGCCAGGGGCCCACGCCGGAGCGGCTGGAGACGCGGGCGCGCCTGGAGGAGGCCCACATCAACCTGCGGCTGCGCGTGGGCGCCACGCAGGAGGACGCGACGGACGAATACACGCTCCTCGGCAGGCTCATCCCCCAGCTCTGGGAGGACGCCCGGCCGGAGCACAAGCCCGAGGCCGCGGACCTCCGGTGTCTCTTCCAGCAGTTGGAGGAGGCCATGGACCACGTGGTGGTCCTCTTCTCCGGCTACTCCCTGGAGGACCGCCAGCGTGAGAAGCGCCTCCTGCGCCAGATGGACGCGCTGGCGCCCCGGGTGCTGCCGCCGCGCGCGGCCCCCCAGCGCGGGCTGGAGCCGCTGGTGGAGCTCATCGTCCGGGCGCTGGAGGCGGACGGGGCGGAGCTGTTCCTCGTGGACGCGGGAGGGCGGAGGATGATCCCCGTCGCGCACACCGCGCACGCCGTGCCGCCTCCAGGCCGGTGGGTGGACGCGCAGGGGCCGTCCTTCCTGGGCCGCGTGGCGCGCTCGGAGGAGCCGCTGGTGCTCGCGCAGGCGCGGGGCCTGGAGGACTTCGAGCGCGAGGGGCTGCACGCCAGCGGGTGGAGCACGCTGCTGGGCCTGCGGCTGTGGCCCCACGGCGACCTGATGGGCGTGCTGTGCGTGGGCTTCGCGGAGGCGCGGCCGGTGCCCCCACAGACCAGGCGCTTCCTGGAGACGCTGGTGGAGTACCTCTCCGGCATCCTCGACCGCGCGCTCTTGATGGGCCGGCTGGAGGAGGCGCACGCGCGGCTGGAGGCGTCTGAGACGCGCTACCGGCTTGCCAGCCAGGCGGCCGCGGACACCGTCTGGGATTGGAACCTCCTGACCCAGGAGGTCACCTGGAGCGGGGAGACCCGCAGGCTCCTGGGCTGGGCACCCGAGCAGATGGGCCCCCGGGCGGACTGGTGGGTGGCGCAAATCCACCCGGAGGACCGCGAGCGGGTGACGCGCGGCATCCACGCGGCCATCCAGGGCACGCAGGCGCGCTGGCAGGACGAGTACCGCGTCCTCACCCCCCCGGGCGACGTCGTGCGGGTGCTCGACACGGGCGTCATCCTGCGCGACGCGGCGGGCCGGGGCGTGCGCATGGTGGGCGCCATGCAGGACGTCACCTCCCGCTGGGAGGCGGAGAACGGACACGAGGAGTTGCTCCTCGAGGCCCGGAGCGCGCGTGCGCGGGCGGACACGGAGCTGAGCCAGTTGCGCACGATGCTGCGGCAGGCGCCCGTCGCGCTCGCCATCCTCCAGGGGCCCGCGCACGTCGTGGCGCTGGCCAATGACCGCCTCTGCCAGCTGTTGGGCCGCTCCAGCGCCCAGGTGCTGCACCGGCCGCTGCTCGAGGCGCTGCCGGAGGTGGAGGGCCAGGGCGTCCGGGAGCTGCTGGACAGCGTGCTCGCCGCGGGGACGCCGTACCTGGGCCAGGAGCGGCACGCCCGGCTGGCGAGGGCCGAGGGCGGGGCCCTGGAGGACGCCTACTTCAACTTCGTCTACCAGCCGCTGCGCCAGGAGGAGGTCGGCATCGAGGGCATCCTCGTCGTCGCCAGCGAGGTGACGGACGCCGTGCGCGCCCGCCAGCGGGCGGAGGACCTGGCGGGGACGCTGCGGGCCAGCGAGGAGCGCCTGCGGCTGGCGCTGGACGCGGCGGACATGGGCAGCTGGGACGTCGAGCTGACCACGGGCAGGGCCACCTGGGACGCGCGCTTCCGCGCCCTGCTGGGCATGCCCGCGGAGGGCGAGCTGCGGCTCGACGAGGCCATGCGGTTCGTCCTGGACGAGGACCGGCGCCGGGTGGAGGAGGCGATGGAGGAGGCCGCCCGGCCGGGTGGCTCCGGCGAGTACGCGTGCGAGTTCCGCGTGCGGCCGCCCCAGGGGGGCCCGCCGGTGCGTTGGATTTTGGGGCGGGGCCACGTCCACTTCGGGCCGGACGGCCGGGCCATGCGCTTCGTGGGCGCGGGGCTGGACGTGACGCAGCGCAAGCTCGCGGACGAGGCGGCGCGCCAGCGCGCGGAGTTCGAGCAGTACCTGATGGGCATCGTGTCGCACGACCTGCGCAACCCGCTGAACGCCATCACCCTGGGCACGTCGTCCCTGCTGAAGCGCGAGGAGCTGAACGGTCGCGCGACGAAGGCCGTCCTGCGCATCCAGGCCTCCGCGGAGCGGGCGGTGCGGATGATCCGCGACCTGTTGGACTTCACGCAGGCGCGCGTGGGCGGCGGGCTCCCGGTGAATTGCGAGGACCTGGAGCTGGGGGCGCTGGTGCGCCAGGTGGTGGAGGAGGTGCGGATGACCGCCCCGGAGCGGGACCTCCAGCTGTCGCTGCCGCAATCGGGCCTCCGCGGCTGCTGGGATCCGGACCGCGTCACGCAGCTGCTCATCAACCTGTTGGGCAACGCGTTGAAGTACTCGCCGGAGGATACGCCGGTGGCGGTGCGCCTGTGGAAGGCGCCCGGCAGCGTGCTGCTGGAGGTGCACAACGGCGGAGCGCCCATCGCGCCGGACGTGCTGCCGCGCATCTTCCAGCCCATGCAGCGCGGGGCGCCGGGCATGGACGCGGCGACGCGCAGCGTGGGCCTGGGGCTCTACATCGTGCGGACCATCGTGCAGGCGCACGGCGGCACCGTCGACGTGACGTCCACGCGGGAGGCGGGCACGACGTTCACGGTGCGGCTGCCGCACCTGGACGCGAAGCAGGGGTCCGGAGCGTAGGGGCGCGCGTTGCCCTGGAGTCCAGGGCGGCCGGTGGAGCACGCCGTCTCCCGCCGCGTCCTGTCGCGGACACCGCGTGCCTACGCTTCGCGCATGCCCACGCATTCGACGTTGGAGACAAAGGCGGGCGGCGCGCCCTGGGTGGACGTGACGGTGCCGGTCCGCGACGGGATGGTGCACTGGCCGGACAACCCGCCCATCGAGGTGCGGCCCTACCTGGCGATGGCGAAGGGGGACGCGGCCAACGTGTCGCACCTGTCGCTGGGGGTGCACTCCGGAACGCACGTGGACGCGCCCGTGCACTTCATCGCGGGAGGGATGGGGGTGGACGCGCTCCCCATCGACCGGCTGCTGGGGGACGTGCGGGTGCTGGAGCTCTCCAGCGGGCCGGCCATCACGGCGGACGCGCTGCGGGTCCACGCGCCGCGCCAGGGTGAACGGCTGCTGTTGAAGACGCGCAACTCCTCTCACCGCTGGGACACGTCCGCCTTCCAGCCGGGCTTCACCTACCTGTCGAGCGGCGGGGCGCGCTACCTGGTGGACGTGGGGGTGCGCACCGTGGGCATCGACTACCTGTCCATCGCGGGCATGGACGAGGGCGTGGAGACGCACCGGCTGCTGTTGGACGCGGGGGTCTGCATCATCGAGGGCCTGGACCTGACGCGGGTGGAGCCCGGCGACTGGGAGATGGTGTGTCTGCCCTTGCGCTTGAAGGACGGAGACGGGGCGCCGGCGAGGGTGTTGTTGCGCTCGCGGGAGGAGGTGGGACGGCCATGAGCAAGCCAGCTCCCCTTCACCGTCCCCTGGCCTCGGTGCTCCCGCGCCTCACCGCCTGGTTCACGGCCTGGGTGAACTGGTCGATGTCATAGGGCTTCAGGAGCAGCTCAATGACATCCGGGCCGGTGTACTCCTGCGCGCCCTCGCGGTTGGTGGTGGTGAGCACGAAGGGGATGCCCGCGACGACCGGGCTCGCCGCGAGCTTCTGGAACGCGTGCCAGCTCAAATCGAACGGCACGCTGATGTCGTAGACGATGACCGCCGGCGCCACCTCCCGCACCAGCGTCGGGAAGTCCAAGGGCCCGCGCATGACGTCCTGCACGCGCACGCCCTTCGTCTGGAAGCCGGCCCCGTCCAGCACCTCTTCCAGTGCCTCGATGAGGTCCTCGCTCCCGTTGAGCACCAGCACGGTGGGTCGCTTTCCCATGCGGAGAACTTGCGCCCTCCCGCTTCGGAGGAAAGCGGCTTCCCGCCAGCAGGTGTGGAGCACGCGACAGAGCGCCGGGCGTCCAGGCAGCCGTCAGGCGTTGCCCGACTGGGGCCCCGCACGGGGCAGCCGGACCCGGAAGGTCGCCCCCTGCCCGGGGGTGCTCGACACGGCCACCTCGCCGCCGTGCGCCTCCACGATGCGATACAGGCGGTACAACCCCAACCCCAACCCTCCGTAGTTGCGCGCGGGCACCGCGCGCTCGAAGCGGCGGAAGAGCCCGTCCACCCGGTCCGGCGCGATGCCGATGCCGTGGTCGCGCACCACCAGCGAGGCCGTGTCCGCGTCCGCCTGGACCTCCAGCTCCACGGGCTTGCCCGGACCGAACTTCACCGCGTTCACCAACAGGTGCGTCACCACCTGCCCCAGCCGCAGCGCGTCCCAGTGGCCCACCGCGGACGCCACGTCGCGCACCACCAGCATGCACCCCGCGCGCGCCGCCATCTCCTCCGTGCGCATCACCACGTCCCGCACCACCTGCCCCAGGTCCACGTCCTCCAGGTTCAGCCGGGGCGCGTGGCTCTGCATCTGCGACACGTCCAGCAGCCCCTCCACCAGGTCCGCCAGCCGCTGCACCTGCCGGTCCGCCGCCACCAGCGCGCGCTCCAGCCGCTCCGGCGCCACCTGGCGCTCGTGCTTGAGCGCCGCCGCCGTCCCCTGCACGCGCAGCCGCAGCGCGGCCAGCGGCGTGCGCAGCTCGTGCGCGGCCACCGCCAGGAACTCATCCCGCACGCGCACCGCCTCGCGCGCCTCGCGGTACAGCCGCAGCTGCTCCGTCACGTCGCCGATGATGCCCGCCATGCGCACGGGCCGCCCCTGCGCGTCGCGGATGGCCCGGCCCCGGCTCACGCACGAGCGGTAGCCCCCGGCCTCGTGCTTCAACCGGAACGACACGTCGTAGGGCGTCCCCTGCTCCAGGTGCCGGGCCAGCGCGGACGCCACCTCGTCCCGGTCCTCCGGATGCACCCGCGCGAGGAACGCCTCGGAGGTGCCGGGGAAGTCCTCCGGCTTGAGCCCCAGCATCTCCAGCAGCCGCGGGCTCCAATACATGCGCTGGTTGCGCACGTCCCAATCCCACACACCGTCGTAGGAACCGGACACCACCAGCCGGTAGCGCTCCTCGCTCTCGCGCGCGGTGCGCTCGGCCTGCTCCAGCAGCCCCACCCGCCGCTCCAGCTGGCGCACCATCGCGTAGAGGTGCTTCTCCGTGGACAGCTCGCCGGGCACCGGCGCGGGCAGGGGTCCCTCCGCGCGAGACTCGCGCAGCAGCGTGGCCACCAGCTCGTCATCCCCCTGCGTGCGCCGCACGAAGCCGTTGGCCCCCACGTTCGCGGCCATGCGCAGGTCCAGCTCGTCCGGCGCGGTGGCGTGCGTGAGGATGACCGGCACGCGGGCGAGCTTCGGGTCCTGGCGCAGGGCCAGGCACAGCCGGAAGCCATCCAGCCGGGGCATCAACACATCCGTCAGCACGATGTCCGGCGGATGCCGCCGCGCCAGCTCCAGCGCGGACAGGCCGTCCTCCGCCTCCATCAGCTCGAAGTGGAAGGGGGTCAGCGCCAGCCGCAGGAGCTTGCGGTAGACGGGGTCGTCCTCCACCAGCAGCACCCGCAGCACGGCCCGGCCGCCCTCCGCCGCGCGCGCCTCCCTCGGCAGCGCCCGCCGCACCGCCTCCACCCGCGCGCCCAGGGACAGCCCCGGAGCAAGGAAGCCCGTCACCGGCATGCCCAGCCGCCGGAGCGCCTCCTGCTCGGCCGGCGGAGCCTCCGCCCAGAGAGACGCGCCGGACGCGGCCAGCGCCACACGCAGCGCGTCCAGGTGCTCCGCCGCCAGGGTCAGCAGCTCCCCCGCCACCAGCACCAGGTGTACCGGCGGAGACTCGCGCAGCGCACGCAGCAGCGGCTCCACCCCCGCCGCCAGCAACACCCGCCAACCCTGGCCTTGGAACGCCAGGGACAGCAGCTCCCGGTGGGGGCCCGGGGCTTCGACGAGCAGCAGGGTGGGCTTCATCGGGGGGGACTTGAGGACGAAGGACGGGCGCGGGCGACAGGTCGTTCCCGG
This genomic interval carries:
- a CDS encoding chemotaxis protein CheA, whose amino-acid sequence is MTGKGEFAEFLPAYLAEVDELLAASQKELLAVEEAVRKGQAQPRAVRELFRALHTLKGLSAMVDVEPVVSLAHWMEASLRLADQAGGRLPESSVEPLVEGLRAIELRVRQLGAGKAASPAPAGLLERLEALGPQMRDAAPRRARRVVLDADAAFASRLAASEREQLEGGLAGGQRALRLDFVPSSERAAKGLNINTVRERVAKLADIVKVLPLSGAAAGGASLAFALLLNTRAEDADLLDAVGGPPATVRSLEAPAPAEAPSGDAASLPGPAVLDEELEEPEVRRGGGLLRVEVSRLDEAMEWLAALVVNRSRLTRAVAALTQAGAPTRELTAILQENGRQLRDLRSAILRLRMVRVGDVLERLPLLVRGLRRATGKAVRLELDVGDAELDKAVADRLLPALVHLVRNAVDHALESPEERQAAAKPPEGLVRLSCHARANGQLELTLRDDGRGVDAQAVAKAANSAVPDSADALLDLLCRPGLSTRQEATRTSGRGMGMDIVRRIVVEQLGGELRMDTRKGVGTTFTVCVPLTVTLMDAIIFECAGRRYAVSVATVEELIDVTGVVRPAGADGVGLVERRGAAVPLVSLARLLDAGGPGSASEAGQGAKALIVRQRGEPVAFAVDRLVGQQEIVLRPLEDPLVRVPGVAGATDLGDGQPTLVLDLGALGAARSGRRKRAPRVGEWVT
- a CDS encoding response regulator, whose amino-acid sequence is MPEVLVVDDSKVMRDMVVACLRPYPDSHFTQASSGLEAIEQLSLKPYDLLVLDLNMPDIGGIEVVEFVRGQDHLRNLPIIIVTTRGDEASRERALQAGANRFMTKPFTPDSIQGAARALLETSAEAPRG
- a CDS encoding response regulator, whose product is MVDDSASEARFIKTALGTGFRVETFPDGAAMLESLHAGRAPDVVVLDWEMPGMSGPEVCQFLRGQRETEALPVLLLTSHSRPEDLVQGLRAGANDYVSKPFRTEEVRARVDALARAKRLVDDVRRASVEKAEVFAQLDALLTSSPVGLSLLDRDLRFVRVNARMAKLDGLPVEAYSGRTLAEVLPRYAPRLEPVLRRVMETGEPVEELGFTLEPPDAPGSGVHVMASYHPVRTARGEVVGVGTVMVDVTRHKQAEEELRATAEFRERFLGIVGHDLRNPLNSIRMGASYLVASEQLPAPLERTASRIIHSTDRMTRMITELLDFTRSRLGSGIPLTPGATDLGQVARQVVEELELGHPNRTVEVTATGPLTGNWDADRLAQVLSNLVGNALQYSPPDATVELALAGEPEQVIARVTNPGEAIDPEALKTLFHPFQRAHTGAHVPSGLGLGLFISDQIARGHRGSLTVTSDAERTVFTLTLPRSGA
- a CDS encoding response regulator, with amino-acid sequence MPYGARVSTPQHRATLLLVENNEDVREALREILQSEGYQVHTAVNGQDALGVLSRQERMPALILLDLVMPVMDGHAFIERLRDTGVLALTRVLVLTAHPTLPLPQGVSGRLGKPVKLEALLDAIAVHAVQA
- a CDS encoding response regulator, whose amino-acid sequence is MSSTPPRSTILIVDDEPDLREVVAELLEMEDYTVLQAANGQAALDLLASHDDDPPCLVLLDLMMPVMDGHEFLHRIQQDVRYRELPVLMLTAHFSAKAPPGTVGLLRKPVDIAELLATVARHCPAS
- a CDS encoding PAS domain-containing protein, with the protein product MNLVADLIEANLDALVRRFAEAARGRESAQGLKPSELISTLPEYLHAVAAICRQGPTPERLETRARLEEAHINLRLRVGATQEDATDEYTLLGRLIPQLWEDARPEHKPEAADLRCLFQQLEEAMDHVVVLFSGYSLEDRQREKRLLRQMDALAPRVLPPRAAPQRGLEPLVELIVRALEADGAELFLVDAGGRRMIPVAHTAHAVPPPGRWVDAQGPSFLGRVARSEEPLVLAQARGLEDFEREGLHASGWSTLLGLRLWPHGDLMGVLCVGFAEARPVPPQTRRFLETLVEYLSGILDRALLMGRLEEAHARLEASETRYRLASQAAADTVWDWNLLTQEVTWSGETRRLLGWAPEQMGPRADWWVAQIHPEDRERVTRGIHAAIQGTQARWQDEYRVLTPPGDVVRVLDTGVILRDAAGRGVRMVGAMQDVTSRWEAENGHEELLLEARSARARADTELSQLRTMLRQAPVALAILQGPAHVVALANDRLCQLLGRSSAQVLHRPLLEALPEVEGQGVRELLDSVLAAGTPYLGQERHARLARAEGGALEDAYFNFVYQPLRQEEVGIEGILVVASEVTDAVRARQRAEDLAGTLRASEERLRLALDAADMGSWDVELTTGRATWDARFRALLGMPAEGELRLDEAMRFVLDEDRRRVEEAMEEAARPGGSGEYACEFRVRPPQGGPPVRWILGRGHVHFGPDGRAMRFVGAGLDVTQRKLADEAARQRAEFEQYLMGIVSHDLRNPLNAITLGTSSLLKREELNGRATKAVLRIQASAERAVRMIRDLLDFTQARVGGGLPVNCEDLELGALVRQVVEEVRMTAPERDLQLSLPQSGLRGCWDPDRVTQLLINLLGNALKYSPEDTPVAVRLWKAPGSVLLEVHNGGAPIAPDVLPRIFQPMQRGAPGMDAATRSVGLGLYIVRTIVQAHGGTVDVTSTREAGTTFTVRLPHLDAKQGSGA
- a CDS encoding cyclase family protein; its protein translation is MPTHSTLETKAGGAPWVDVTVPVRDGMVHWPDNPPIEVRPYLAMAKGDAANVSHLSLGVHSGTHVDAPVHFIAGGMGVDALPIDRLLGDVRVLELSSGPAITADALRVHAPRQGERLLLKTRNSSHRWDTSAFQPGFTYLSSGGARYLVDVGVRTVGIDYLSIAGMDEGVETHRLLLDAGVCIIEGLDLTRVEPGDWEMVCLPLRLKDGDGAPARVLLRSREEVGRP
- a CDS encoding ATP-binding protein, whose amino-acid sequence is MKPTLLLVEAPGPHRELLSLAFQGQGWRVLLAAGVEPLLRALRESPPVHLVLVAGELLTLAAEHLDALRVALAASGASLWAEAPPAEQEALRRLGMPVTGFLAPGLSLGARVEAVRRALPREARAAEGGRAVLRVLLVEDDPVYRKLLRLALTPFHFELMEAEDGLSALELARRHPPDIVLTDVLMPRLDGFRLCLALRQDPKLARVPVILTHATAPDELDLRMAANVGANGFVRRTQGDDELVATLLRESRAEGPLPAPVPGELSTEKHLYAMVRQLERRVGLLEQAERTARESEERYRLVVSGSYDGVWDWDVRNQRMYWSPRLLEMLGLKPEDFPGTSEAFLARVHPEDRDEVASALARHLEQGTPYDVSFRLKHEAGGYRSCVSRGRAIRDAQGRPVRMAGIIGDVTEQLRLYREAREAVRVRDEFLAVAAHELRTPLAALRLRVQGTAAALKHERQVAPERLERALVAADRQVQRLADLVEGLLDVSQMQSHAPRLNLEDVDLGQVVRDVVMRTEEMAARAGCMLVVRDVASAVGHWDALRLGQVVTHLLVNAVKFGPGKPVELEVQADADTASLVVRDHGIGIAPDRVDGLFRRFERAVPARNYGGLGLGLYRLYRIVEAHGGEVAVSSTPGQGATFRVRLPRAGPQSGNA